Proteins found in one Mustela lutreola isolate mMusLut2 chromosome 12, mMusLut2.pri, whole genome shotgun sequence genomic segment:
- the NINJ1 gene encoding ninjurin-1 isoform X2, with product MESGPEEYELNGDLRPGSPGSPDASPSRWGRNRPINVNHYANKKSAAESMLDIALLMANASQLKAVIEQGPSFAFFVPLVVLISISLVLQIGVGVLLIFLVRYDLNNPAKHAKLDFLNNLATGLVFIIVVVNIFITAFGVQKPVMDVAPRQ from the exons ATGGAGTCGGGCCCCGAGGAGTACGAACTTAACGGCGACCTGCGCCCCGGCTCACCTGGCTCCCCGGACGCCTCG ccATCCCGCTGGGGCCGGAACCGGCCCATCAACGTGAACCATTACGCCAACAAGAAGAGCGCCGCGGAGAGCATGCTGGACATCGCGCTGCTGATGGCCAACGCTTCCCAGCTGAAGGCCGTCATCGAGCAGGGCCCCAGCTTCGCCTTCTTCGTCCCCCTGGTGGTCCTCATCTCCATCTCCCTCGTGCTGCAGATTGGCGTGGGCGTGCTGCTCATCTTCCTTG TCAGGTACGACCTCAACAATCCGGCCAAGCACGCCAAGCTGGACTTCCTCAACAACCTGGCCACCGGCCTGGTTTTCATCATTGTCGTGGTCAATATCTTCATCACGGCCTTTGGTGTCCAGAAGCCCGTGATGGATGTGGCTCCCCGGCAGTAG
- the NINJ1 gene encoding ninjurin-1 isoform X1 gives MGSFLGLSLGADPSVKLDSPQVAQDLSLTSWWGNPGLRRPSCSLALPSRWGRNRPINVNHYANKKSAAESMLDIALLMANASQLKAVIEQGPSFAFFVPLVVLISISLVLQIGVGVLLIFLVRYDLNNPAKHAKLDFLNNLATGLVFIIVVVNIFITAFGVQKPVMDVAPRQ, from the exons ATGGG AAGcttcctggggctcagcctcGGTGCTGACCCTTCAGTAAAGCTTGACAGCCCTCAGGTGGCACAGGACTTGTCCCTGACTTCGTGGTGGGGAAACCCAGGACTGAGGAGGCCCTCATGCAGCCTTGCCCTG ccATCCCGCTGGGGCCGGAACCGGCCCATCAACGTGAACCATTACGCCAACAAGAAGAGCGCCGCGGAGAGCATGCTGGACATCGCGCTGCTGATGGCCAACGCTTCCCAGCTGAAGGCCGTCATCGAGCAGGGCCCCAGCTTCGCCTTCTTCGTCCCCCTGGTGGTCCTCATCTCCATCTCCCTCGTGCTGCAGATTGGCGTGGGCGTGCTGCTCATCTTCCTTG TCAGGTACGACCTCAACAATCCGGCCAAGCACGCCAAGCTGGACTTCCTCAACAACCTGGCCACCGGCCTGGTTTTCATCATTGTCGTGGTCAATATCTTCATCACGGCCTTTGGTGTCCAGAAGCCCGTGATGGATGTGGCTCCCCGGCAGTAG